The window TTATGAAATATTTTCTTTACCTGCGAAAATCAACCGACGAAGATGACAAGCAAGTTTTATCTTTGGAAGCCCAAGAGGCGGAATTGAAAGAATTTGCCTTGCGGGATGGCCTTGATATCGTTGCCGTGCTGACTGAATCGCAGACGGCCAAGTGCCCGGGCCGGCCAGTCTTTAATGCTATGCTGGCGCGGATTGAAGCTGGAGAAGCGGACGGAATAATCGCCTGGCATCCCGACCGGCTGGCCCGGAATTCCGTAGACGGCGGGCGGATAATATTTTTGATTGATACACTGGCCGTCAAAGCGCTTAAGTTTCCGACATTTTGGTTTGAGCCCACCCCGCAAGGCAAATTCATGCTCAATATCGCCTTTGGGCAGTCAAAATACTTTGTGGATAACTTAAGCGAGAACGTTAAGCGGGGTTTGAGGCAAAAACTACGGCGTGGTGAAATGCCCGGATTGGCGCCTCTTGGATATTTGAACGATTTGCGGACACATACTTTAATTCCTGATCCGAAACGATTTAAGCAAGTAAAGAAAATATTTGTTGATTATTCAACGAGAAAATATTCTTTGCGGGATTTGCGGGAGTTAACTATTTCCGCCGGACTGTTAAGCAGAGCTGGAAATATTCTCTCCTGCTCCACCATTCAGCTGGCTTTATCTAATCCTTGCTATTACGGCGCTTTCAAATACAACGGCGAATTGCACGAGGGCAAGCATAGGCCAATGATCTCAAGGAAAATTTTTGAAGAATGCCAAAAAGTGATGAAGGATAAATCACGGCCAAAAAAACGCAAGCTGGGGCATCTGCACGCCTTCAGAGGTCTTTTAAAATGCGGCGAGTGCGGATGCACCATAACTTCGGAAGTGCAAAAAGGACATATCTATTATCGCTGTACGAAAAAGAAAGGCGTTTGCTCGCAGAAATATATCAGAGAAGAAAAATTGGCCGATAGCATTTCCGGCATTCTTCAAAAATCTTCCTTGAGCGCGCCTTGGGCTAATGAGATGATTAAAATATTGGAATTAGAAAAAGCCGAAGAAACCCAAGGCGCGGAGGCTTGGCGGAAAAAACTTGAACCAGAAATTAACGCCATCAGCGAAAAGTTAAATAAACTTTTGGACGCGCATTTAGACGGCACGCTGGACAAAGCCGAATACCTCACTAAAAAAGAAGAATTTATCAATTTAAAAACAAGCTTAAACGAAAAATCAAAGAGTTTTTCCGCCAAGCCCTATCATTGGCTCGAACAGGCAGAAAAGTTTATTTTAGACGCGAAACAAGCCGGAATCATCGCTTTAAGCGAAAACCTCCCGGCGAAGGGAGGTTTTCTCGGAAAAATCGGCTCGAACCTCGCCTTGAAGGAAGGGGAAGTCATTATTGAACCGAAGGAAGCTTGGAAAATTCTTTATTTTAAAACAAATTTTGCCCCCTTCCGCCCTGCGGGCGGAAAAGAAAGGCCCCTCACGCCGAAGGCGTGTACAGAAATGCTCCCGGGGTCGGATTCGAACCGACGACCAACTCGTTAACAGCGAGCTGCGCTACCGCTGCGCTACCCGGGAAAAATTGCAGTTTACAGTAAAAATCTAAATTGTAAAAGTGAAATTAAAACTGCCAAAGGGACTATCGTCAGATGCGCTTTCGGATAGAAAATTTCATAATTTTGAGAAATTTTTTTAGAAAATTTTTCAGGCAATGTGGTTCATTGGCTAAAAAATTTAATAAAAAAAGTTCCAAAATTTGGAATTTTATGCCGAAAAGGGCGTCTGACGACAGTCCCCAAATAGGCGGTTTAACTATATTATATAGAAAACCAAGCAATAGTCAATACTTTTTATAAAATCCGTTTTATTTTCTCTTTATATTTGTTATACAGGAACGAAGCGGCCAGGAGGATCACACCCAAAACCATGAAGGAAATGGTGCGATAAATGCTTTCCAGCTTGCTCGTATCATAAAGAAAAACTTTGAAAATCGTCACGGCCAAAACAGCAATCCCCTGATAGCGCAATTCCCGTTTATTCCAAACAAATCCCAGCAAAACCAAAGCTAAAGCCAAGATCGCCCAACCCACGGAGATCCAATAGCCGGAAAGCTCCAGCCAGAGCATAATGAACAGCGCTCCGACTCCCAGCCAGCTATAAATGACTGGTAATTTTTTCATAGCCGCTGATAATAATTCCTTTTGCCGCAAATTAAGGATATAGCCGGCATAAAGAAGAACGATGCCGATCAAATAAGCTAACAGCCTCCATTCTTCCGCCACATGGCTAAACCCGTCCATGAAAATCAAATCATAAAAAAGCATCTTCGCGAAAATCGCCAAACCAACGATCAAAGCCACCGTCCTGAACTCGGCAAATCTTTTAACCGCGGAAATTGCCAGCAGAACGGCAAAAAGCGCTGACCAATAAATAGTCAAAAATTGGGAATTGTCTCCGCCTTCCAGAAGCGGCAGGATGGCCAAAATAAAAGTCGGCAAAATCGCGTAAAAATACGGCACCAATTCTTCGAAGCCGGCGGAAATTTTTTCCCGGGCTCGAGCGATCAAAAAATAACCCAGATAAAAACAAATCGCGGCCGAACAAAACGACAAAGCCCTGGCGCTGTCGCCCAAGTTATCCCAGGAAAAAGAACCCAGCCGGGAATCGAACAATAATATTCTCCAGCCGATGACAAAACTCAAACAATAATAAAAATATTCCATCGGCCGGTAATTTGTTTTGAGATATGACGCCAAAAGAACCAAGGCCAGGATCGACCAAGTGATGGTGATCAAACTTTTTTCAAAATACAACGGAATGGCGATGGCCAGAAAGGCCGCGCCGAGATAAAAATAGACTTGGGAAATTTTTTTGCGGCCGGAAAAATAGGCAATCGCGCAACAGGCAAGATGAAAGATCGACAAGCCCAGGCAAAAAACGGCGTCATAGGCCGGATAAAAATACTCAACCAGCTCCAAGCCGGCAAAGAAAAATAAAATTGAATTAGCCAAGCCGGAAATAATCACCCGATTCTCGATCTGCGGATTTTTATCTTGGCGGGCGACGAACGCCGACTGGAGAATATAACAAAGGAAATAGGCGCCGAGGAACATCGCGCCGACCGAAAAATCATTATTATCTTGGCGCCAAACAAAATAAATGATGAAGGTGCCGAAAATCGCGGCCAAGCCAAGCAACGGCCATTTTTTATAAACAACCACCGCTGCCATCGCTACGGCCAAGAATAAATTGTAAACCAGCATCAAATACCCGAAATCAGAACTTAACAGACAAGTGAACAAGCCGAGCATGAAAGCTTCCGCGGCGACAATTTGCAGATTATCCTTAAGCGAAAAGCCGACGGTTATCAGGGCGACAATACCTAAGAAAAAAATATCCCAGCCCTGGGTGATCCCGATCGCCTGGCGATACTCGGTGAAATTATAAGCGGCATAAACCAAAAAATAAATCGCCGCTAAACCGCCGCCGACCAGAACCTTTCCCCATTTGGCGTATCTTTGCCGCCGAGACGCGATTTCCCCGATCACGATCAAAGAAATTCCGGCGATAAAACCCATGGTCATCCTCGCTACCGGGCCCAAAAAACCATTGTCGCTTAAGTATTTGACAAAAAAACCGATACCGACGACCAAGGCAAAAATTCCGATAAAGGCAAACCATTTTTTGCCGATCTTTTCTTCCAAGCCGGCTTCATTCATTTTTTTCTCGGCCGGAACCGCCGGTTCAATTTTTTCTTCCGGCACTGCGGCGATCTTCGCCTCCCGCCGTGATTCAACTTCCTGGATCACTTGCGTTAGTTGAGCATCATTATTATACCCCGCCGTCAAAGTTTTCAAGGAATCAATGATCAACCGGTTTTGACGTTTTAATTCATCCAATTCTTTTTGTAATGATTTGAGCGTCGGCATAAAATTATTTATTATAATTTAATTCGATAAAACCGCTGCCGGCCGTAGCGGTCAAGTTCTGATGATCGGGGCTGGAGTAAAGAAAATCAAGCATTGATTTGGCTTGATTGCGCAATAAGGTTTGGGCGAGCCAGGCCGGAAAATAAAAATTGTGATAGCGGGCTTTGGCCACCTGAAAATTTATCCTTCCGGCGACGGTGACAATCTTGGCTTCCAGATAAAACTGGCCGGTAAAATTCTTCACCAACGAATACCCGGAAACTTTGATCAAATTATCGGAAAAGCCGACGGCCACGTCGTGAGCCACCGGATCGGTGGCCGAGGCTAATTCTTGGGCGATCAAATAATTAATTTCCGCTTCGGTAAAATATAAATTGCGGCTGTCGGAAAAAACTCTCGAAACATCGCGGTCAAGATAAGCTTTTTCCCAATTCTTTAATTTATTTTCCGCGCTTAAGGTGGAAAGTTGCGCCGCTTCCGCGGTCAATTCCTTTTTTACTTCGACCGGACTCGGCTGAACGTCTTGATGAAATATTTTTTTTCCCAAATTCATCACGTCAACGAAAGAAAAAGCGTGAGCGGCCGCCGGCGCCAAAATCGCCGCGGCGATAATAAGAATTAAAAAATTTTTCATACTTTTCCCATAAACCAATAATTCACCACCCCAAAAGCGATGATCATGGTAAGAATTACGGTATTGATTAAAATGCCGATTTGACCGGCATTCTTGTAAGCTTTCCAGGTGGAATAGATCCAAAACGGCTGGGCGGCCAGATTCAAGATCAAACCCCACTGGGGAAGCTTGAACGAGATGGCCAAATAGCCGGCAATCGTGAAAAAAGGGATGAAGATCTGCGCGGAAATATCAAAAAGATTTCGTTTCATGAGCTTAATTTTTTAGGTAAAATTTACGATGGCAAGAAGCGGATGGAGAGGTTGAAAATTAACCTCTCCATCCCGGAATTTTTACTATCGGTTTTGTTCTTTCTGCAAAGCCTGACGCGCCGCATCGTATCCCGGTTCATTCATCGCCTCGGGTCCGCGAAGTAAAAAGGAAAGAACGTTCCTTTCGGCTGCGGTGGGAATATCGCGCAATCGGTGAATTGCAGGAATTTTTGCCTTCTCTTCGTCAGAAAAGCGGGACGTGTCGATTTGCGGAATCCTTGGCGCCGACAATGGCATGCCCAATACCGCATCAAAATTACCTCCACAGCTAATGCAAGTGAAACGACCATGATCGTCCGCGGGAACCATCTCTTCATGACACGTCGGACAATCCGGACCCTTGCCATTTTCTTTCAAATAACGATCGGTTTGATCCCAATATGAGCCGGGCACGATTCACCTCCTTGATAAAGGACAATGGGTTATAAATGAAATTAATAATCACGCAATTTTTTGATCGAGACGTCTTTCTTGATCTTTTCCAGAGCTTTGGCTTCGATCTGGCGGATGCGCTCGCGGGTAACGTCGAATTCCTGGCCGACTTCTTCCAGGGTATGCGCCACGCCATCGGTCAGACCGAAGCGCATTTCCAGGATTTTCTGTTCTCGCGGAGCCAGATTGGCCACGATATTTTTCACGTAATCCTTAAGCAGTTTCAAAGCGGCCGAACGGTCAGGCGCGACATTCTTTACGTCTTCGATAAAATCTTCCAGCACCGAATCTTCGTCTTCATCGCCGACCGAAGTTTCCAGCGAGATCGTATCCTGCGAAATCTTCATGATATATTTGATCTTGTCCAATTCTTCGTTCATTTCCGCGGCAATCTCTTCCGGCAAAGGTTCGCGGCCAAGATCCTGCACCAGGCGGCGCTCGACTTGCTGGAATTTATTGATCGTCTCCACCATATGCACGGGAATGCGGATCGTGCGGGATTGATCGGCCAGAGCGCGGGTGATCGCCTGCCTGATCCACCAGGTCGCGTAAGTGGAAAATTTATAGCCTTTGCGATATTCGAATTTTTCCACGGCGCGGAACAAACCGATATTGCCTTCCTGGATCAGGTCCAATAAAGATAATCCTTTGGCGCCGGCGAATTTTTTGGCGATTGAAACGACTAAACGCAAATTAGCTTCGATCAATTTTCTTTCCGCCTGCCTGTCCCCTCTTTCTTTGCGCTTGGCCAGCTCAACTTCTTCTTCGGTGGTTAAAAGCGGCACGCGGCCGATCTCTTTCAGATACATCTGGATCGAATCCGAACTTAACTTGGACAGATCGACGGTCGGCGCCAGCATTGATGTTCTTTTTTCTCTTTTGTCGCCTTTCTTGTCGCCTTTTTTGGACGGCGTCAAATCGGCAAAATCCAAAATCTTACCCGTATCTTCAATAATCTGGATGCCGTTGTCCTGCAAAGCTTCCAAAAAAAGTTCATAATCATAGACATAATCCTCGACATTGGAGAACAAATGCAAAATTTCCGTCTCGGTCAAAAAACCGCGCAGCCGGCCTTTATCTAATAAATTTTTCACTTGCTCCGGGTTCGGCGCGGGCATGATCATCACTTCCGCCGCCGGTTTTTTCTCGTGATGCTTATGCCACTTTTTATGCCGAAACTTTTCGCGATAAAGCTTTTTCTTTAAAGCCCTTTTGGAAGGCTTCGCCGCCGCTTTTCTCGCCGCTTGGTTTTTCTTCTTGGCGCGTTGTTTCATTTTTTATATTAAACTTTTATAAATGGCTCGGGCATATAATGCGAATACTACAAATTATACGCGAATACTACAAACACTTAAGACGGAAACGAACTATCTTGTTGGTCTTGTCAGAATCTCACCCTTTTGTCATCCCGATCCGCCCCGGGCGGAGAGGGATCTATTTTGCAGGAATCACAAACTTCTTCGACAAAAATTTTTAAAGTTATTATACGAGTTTCTCGGATAATAGATCCTTCACTCCGCTCCGCCGGCTGGCGGAGCTCCGTTCAGGATGACAAAAAAATATTGCTCTATGCTCCATGTTCTCATGCTCCCATGTTATATGTTTTCCAACTCCGCGTTATTTTCCGCGTTTTCTTCGGACAGCCTGGTCAATTCGGACATTAATTTTTCCGCTTCCTCCACTTGCCCTTCGTTTTCCAATTGCTCGATCAAACGGCTGATCTCGCGACGCCGCGTTGATAAATAATTTTCTTTCAAGGCGATGATGACGCGGATGATTTCATTCTTGGCTTTGTCCTCCTCCAAGCCGTAAAAGTCCTTATCGCCAAGAATGACAATTTTTTCCAATAACCGAAATAGGCCATCGTTGCCTAGGCCGTCATTTTGGCTTGATAGCCAATTTCTAAACTCTTGATAGTTGATTTCCTTGCTGACATTATCCGCTTTGCTGATATTATCATTATAATAAATTATCAAGTTTCTGTAAAACGTTTTATTGTCAGCGCCGAAAATATGATCAAGATTCAAGCGGTTGACGATATAATCGAAAAAAGAAGGAAATTTGATGGTCAGCGCCAGCAAATTTTGCGAAAGTTTTTCTTCGCGAGTTTCGCGGCGGGGCGCGGCCTCGGCGGCAATGGCCGGCGCGGCAAAAGGCTTTTTTACTTTAGCCTGATTCGCCACCAAAGTTTCCCGCAAAGCTGTTTCTCCGACCTGCAATTTTTCCGCTAATTTTCGCAACCAATGATCCTGCTCGATGCGGTCGGGCAAGCGGGCGATAATCGGCAAGATGCGGCGCGCGGCTTCGCGCTTGCCTTCGGATTCCTCAATATTATAAGCGGCAAAAATTTTATCGAAATAATATTGCATCACGTGCTTGGCCTCGCGGACCGCTTTTTTCCAGGCTTCAATGTCGCGGCGGATCAGTTCGTCCGGATCTTTGCCTTCGGGAATGGTGATCACTTTGATATTCATCTCGGCGGCGAAAGCTTCGCGGATGCCGCGATCGGCGGCCAATTGTCCGGCATCATCCATATCAAAAGAAAGCGAGAGATTATTGGAATATCTTTTTAACAATTTTAATTGCTCGGCGGTAAAAGCCGTGCCCGAAGAAGCGACGACATTTTTAAATCCGGCTTGATGACAGGAAATGCAATCCATCTGACCTTCAACCACAATGGCGTAACCCTGGCTTTTAATCTCCATTTTGGCTTTGTCCAAACCAAACACGACACGGCTCTTGGAATACAACATTGTTTCCGGACTGTTGATGTATTTGCCCATCTGCTCGGTCGCCTCGCGTTCCGGCGAAACGCGCGCCGTAAACGCCACGGTGTTACCGTTGATATCATTGATCGGAAACATGATTCGGCCGCGAAAACGATTATAAAAACTGTTGCGGCCTTCTTTCTTTATCGCCAGGCCGGCGGCATTGATTTCCAATTCGGTATAGCCTTTCTTTTTCAAAACATTCAAAAGATCGTCCCA of the Patescibacteria group bacterium genome contains:
- the dnaG gene encoding DNA primase; its protein translation is MQISEEIKSKLDIVDVIREYVPNLKAVGVNFSALSPFKREKTPSFIVSPEKQIWHCFSTDKGGDIFSFIMEMEGVTFVEALRILAPKAGVQLKRENPEISSKRNRLLDIMETAAIFYHQTFLESPLAAAAREYIYQKRGLTEKTVMDWQIGYSPDSWDDLLNVLKKKGYTELEINAAGLAIKKEGRNSFYNRFRGRIMFPINDINGNTVAFTARVSPEREATEQMGKYINSPETMLYSKSRVVFGLDKAKMEIKSQGYAIVVEGQMDCISCHQAGFKNVVASSGTAFTAEQLKLLKRYSNNLSLSFDMDDAGQLAADRGIREAFAAEMNIKVITIPEGKDPDELIRRDIEAWKKAVREAKHVMQYYFDKIFAAYNIEESEGKREAARRILPIIARLPDRIEQDHWLRKLAEKLQVGETALRETLVANQAKVKKPFAAPAIAAEAAPRRETREEKLSQNLLALTIKFPSFFDYIVNRLNLDHIFGADNKTFYRNLIIYYNDNISKADNVSKEINYQEFRNWLSSQNDGLGNDGLFRLLEKIVILGDKDFYGLEEDKAKNEIIRVIIALKENYLSTRRREISRLIEQLENEGQVEEAEKLMSELTRLSEENAENNAELENI
- a CDS encoding sigma-70 family RNA polymerase sigma factor; translated protein: MKQRAKKKNQAARKAAAKPSKRALKKKLYREKFRHKKWHKHHEKKPAAEVMIMPAPNPEQVKNLLDKGRLRGFLTETEILHLFSNVEDYVYDYELFLEALQDNGIQIIEDTGKILDFADLTPSKKGDKKGDKREKRTSMLAPTVDLSKLSSDSIQMYLKEIGRVPLLTTEEEVELAKRKERGDRQAERKLIEANLRLVVSIAKKFAGAKGLSLLDLIQEGNIGLFRAVEKFEYRKGYKFSTYATWWIRQAITRALADQSRTIRIPVHMVETINKFQQVERRLVQDLGREPLPEEIAAEMNEELDKIKYIMKISQDTISLETSVGDEDEDSVLEDFIEDVKNVAPDRSAALKLLKDYVKNIVANLAPREQKILEMRFGLTDGVAHTLEEVGQEFDVTRERIRQIEAKALEKIKKDVSIKKLRDY
- a CDS encoding DUF2339 domain-containing protein → MPTLKSLQKELDELKRQNRLIIDSLKTLTAGYNNDAQLTQVIQEVESRREAKIAAVPEEKIEPAVPAEKKMNEAGLEEKIGKKWFAFIGIFALVVGIGFFVKYLSDNGFLGPVARMTMGFIAGISLIVIGEIASRRQRYAKWGKVLVGGGLAAIYFLVYAAYNFTEYRQAIGITQGWDIFFLGIVALITVGFSLKDNLQIVAAEAFMLGLFTCLLSSDFGYLMLVYNLFLAVAMAAVVVYKKWPLLGLAAIFGTFIIYFVWRQDNNDFSVGAMFLGAYFLCYILQSAFVARQDKNPQIENRVIISGLANSILFFFAGLELVEYFYPAYDAVFCLGLSIFHLACCAIAYFSGRKKISQVYFYLGAAFLAIAIPLYFEKSLITITWSILALVLLASYLKTNYRPMEYFYYCLSFVIGWRILLFDSRLGSFSWDNLGDSARALSFCSAAICFYLGYFLIARAREKISAGFEELVPYFYAILPTFILAILPLLEGGDNSQFLTIYWSALFAVLLAISAVKRFAEFRTVALIVGLAIFAKMLFYDLIFMDGFSHVAEEWRLLAYLIGIVLLYAGYILNLRQKELLSAAMKKLPVIYSWLGVGALFIMLWLELSGYWISVGWAILALALVLLGFVWNKRELRYQGIAVLAVTIFKVFLYDTSKLESIYRTISFMVLGVILLAASFLYNKYKEKIKRIL